From a single Eriocheir sinensis breed Jianghai 21 chromosome 18, ASM2467909v1, whole genome shotgun sequence genomic region:
- the LOC127000226 gene encoding uncharacterized protein LOC127000226, whose amino-acid sequence MCWWSPRAGGDVMREIGDSGRCNGGPAAPREPGGGVGGGSGDGGGGQQLGGEDPEETTPLTLLSANPPDKDLTDINSLLDDIHKLGGRGDSIPLRSLTPGLDRDPPSRRHTPVSQPRASHSRKPSSSSSEEIIEVEPRAAAQVRPYHVYTMHFLKYSLPFSSPPYPTFPLTQPVVISASDQRVSGA is encoded by the coding sequence ATGTGCTGGTGGTCGCCGCGTGCCGGCGGGGACGTGATGCGTGAGATCGGGGACAGTGGCCGCTGCAACGGTGGGCCAGCGGCGCCCCGGGAGCCCGGCGGCGGCGTGGGGGGCGGCTCGGGGGACGGCGGTGGAGGTCAGCAGCTAGGGGGCGAGGACCCCGAGGAAACAACGCCCCTCACCCTGCTGTCGGCCAACCCACCCGACAAGGATCTGACGGACATCAACAGTCTGCTGGACGACATCCACAAGCTGGGGGGCCGCGGCGACAGCATCCCGCTGCGCTCCCTCACACCGGGGCTTGACCGGGACCCGCCCTCCCGCCGCCACACGCCCGTCTCCCAGCCCCGGGCCTCCCACAGCCGCAAGCCCAGCAGCTCCTCCTCGGAGGAGATCATCGAAGTAGAGCCTCGAGCGGCGGCTCAGGTAAGACCATATCATGTATATACTATGCACTTTTTAAAgtactctcttcccttttcatcaccTCCATAccccaccttccccctcacccaACCCGTAGTGATTAGCGCGAGTGATCAGCGGGTCAGTGGAGCCTGA